Sequence from the Gemmatimonadota bacterium genome:
TGTCTCGGCCGAGGTGGCGCGACAGCAAGTCATCCGTGAGCCGCGACCACTCCGCGCGGCTCTTCGATCCTTCACCGCTCGGGAAGGTGAGTTGCAGCGCCCCGGGGAGTGGCGACGGGAGCAGGCCAGCCACGGTGGCATCGGCGATGACGACGGCGTGGTGCCCGGGATGGGTCGCGTCGAGCAGCGCGCGGACCTGTCCGAAGGCGCCCGCGCCCACCAGCACCGGGTAACTCCCCGCGGCGTGCTCGACCGTGGTGACCTTTACCAGGTTACATCTCCGATGCCTGCCTGATGGTTCGCCAGCCTCGCCATGGTGAAGAGGAGATCGGAGAGGCGATTGAGGTAGATCACGAAGAGTTCAGGAACGTCCGCGGTGGTGCCGAGGTGGACGACGCTGCGCTCGGCACGACGACAGATGGTGCGCGCCAAGTGAAGTGCGGCAGCCTTCGGTGTACCCGCCGGGAGCACGAACGCCGTGAGCGGGGGCAGTTCCTTGTCGGCCGCGTCCATCGCCTGCTCGAAGAGATCGACGCGCGAGGGTGCCAGCTCGGCCTTCTCGAGCGCCTTCCGCACGCGTTCCGGGTCGGGCGTGGCCAGGTGGCCGCCGATCGCGAAGAGGTCGCGTTGCACCGTCTCGAGGAGCGCGTCGTGGAATTCCACCGGTGCGGTGCAGCGCACGATGCCGATCGCCGAATTGAGTTCATCGACGTCGCCGTAGGCACAGACGCGAGGGTGGTCCTTGAGGACACGCCCGCCACCGAAGAGTCCTGTTTCGCCAGAGTCACCCGTGCGGGTGTAGATCTTGAGAGTCATGGCGGATTATACCCCGATGACGTCCAACATTTCCTCGACCGAGACGATCTTCTCTCGCGGGCGCCCGGCCGGCGCCCCACGAGCCTGCTCTTCGGCGTCGAGTCGTTGCCAGTCCGCCCAGTCGGTGACGCGCACACCACGGCTGGCGAGGAGGGCATCGACCGCCTCACTGCCGCCGCCCCGGCAGGGAACCACGCCGCTCTCGAGGTCGGCGACCAGCAACGCGACGGTTTCCGCTGCACAGGACTTGTTGGTGCCGATCACGCCCTGCGGGCCGCGCTTGATCCACCCCGCGACGTAGAGCCCGGGCACGACCTGGCTCAGACCGGCGCCCGCCGTGACGCGGCCACCCTGGTTCGGGATGATCCCGCGCCGGTCGTCGAACGGGAAGCCCTCGAGGGCCACCCCGCGATATCCCACCGAACGGAAGACCAACCCGACGTCGAGGGTCCGCCGTTCGCCGGTCGGCACCGCGCGAACGCCGCCCTGCCCATCGGCCTCGAGTCGATTCCGTTCGACCACCATTCCCTCGAGACGGTGCTCGCCGAGGAGGGCCACCGGCGATGTGAGGAAATGGAAGTGGATCTGGATCGGCGCACCGGTGGGCTCGCGCTCGGCCCACTCGCGCATCACGACCAGGTTCTTCTCGGCCGTGCGGTCCTCGGCGGCGGCGAGGACTGCCGCGCTGGCCGCGTCGAGCTGCAGCGACTCGCGGGGGACGATGACGTCGACTCCTTCGAGCTCGCCCAACTCACGCAACTCCGGGGTGGTGCACGCGGCCTGGGCGGCGCCACGCCGCGCGATCACGTGGATGGTGCGAATGCTGGAGCTCCGGAGCGCCTTGAGGGCGTGCGCGGCGAGGTCGGTCGTGGCCAGGACATCGGGCGACTTGGCGAGGATGCGGGTCACGTCCATCGCCACGTTGCCGATGCCGATCACCGCGGCCGCCGACTGGCTGAGGTCGAACGGCAACTCCGCATAGTCTGGGTGCCCGTTGTACCAGCCCACCAGTTCGGTGGCGGCGTGCGACCCCGCGAGATGCTCGCCCGGAATGCCGAGCGGCCGGTCGGTGCGCGCGCCGAAGGTGGCGATCACCGCGTCGTAGTGCTCGCGGAGTTCGGCCACCGTGAGGTCACTGCCGATCTCGACATGCCCGAGGAATCGGAAGCCGGGCTGGCTGGCGATCCGCTCGAACACCTTGGTGACCGACTTGATCTTGGGATGGTCCGGTGCGACGCCGCCGCGCACCAGGCCGAACGGCGTGGGGAGGCGGTCGAAGAGGTCGATGGCGATGCCCGGATGGGCCTTCTGGAGGGCCTCGGCGGCGTAGAAGCCCGACGGGCCAGCGCCGATGATGGCAACGCGCGGCTGCAAGGATGTAGGCATGCGCGAACGATAATCGGGTCGCTCGCGCCATCCCTCCGACGCCCTCCCGGCCTACTTGCCGATCGACTTGCCGAGCTCCACGACGATGCTGTCGATGGCGGCGATCATCCGGGTGCTTCCCAGCGTGTGATGATTGGCCTGGATCGAAAAGACGAGGACACGGCCATCGCTCCGCTCGACGTACCCACTCAGCGAATTGACCCGTGAGATGGTGCCGCTCTTGGCTCGAACCCGCCCCTCGATCGGTGTCCCGAGAAAGCGGCGGCGCAGCGAACCGGTTGCCCCGCTCTGCGGCAGTGCGGCCGCGATCACATCGTAACGCGGATGCTTGCGGATGTAACTCAGCATGGTGGTGAAGGCTCGCGGGGCGATCAGGTTGTTGGCCGCGAGTCCGGAACCATCTTCGACGGCGATCTCCGTCGAGTCGACCTTCATCGAGTCGATCAGGAAGCGTCGGGTGACTCGGCGCCCCTCCTGCCACGACCCGGCGGTGCCGAACTGCTTGCCCACCTGCTTGAGCAGCGTTTCGGCGAACCAGTTCTGCGACGAATTCAGGATCGGGAAGATCCAGTCGGACACCGGACGCGAGCGCACTTCGCCGAGTGCGGGCGCGCCGCGGGCATGCCGGTAGGCGAGGGAGTCCGTAGTGGAGCGAGTGGCCCCGCGGACCACGATGCCCTCTGCGGCCAATTCGCGACGGAGGGCCAGCGCCGCGTAGCGATTGGGGTCTGCCACGGCGGCGTTCTCGGTGCGCGCGGCGGTGCCGGCCGGCAGGAATCCTGACGCCACCCAGCCGCTGCCGTCGTCGCTCCGGAGAATATCGAAGGTGCTCCGGCTCCCCTTGGCACCGGTCTCGGCACGGAGCTCGAGCCGCCCGGCGCCGACTTCAGGGCTCATGGTGATCCGGGGCGGAACACCCGCGCTGTCGCCCGCCGTGATCCGGAAGTCGACGCTGTTGTCGTTGAAGCCGAGGCCCGAGACCGGCGCGGCATACCACCAGTTCAGGTCGTAGGCTTCCCACGACGGGTGAATGAGCATCGGTTCGAAGTAGGAGCCGTCACCGATCAGGTCTCCCGCGACGGTCCGCACGCCGCGGGCGCGCAACTGTCGCGCGAGCTCCATCAGCTTGGCGGCGGGGTCGGTATCGCAGGCGCCCACCACGGTTTCGTCGACGTCGTAACAGCGCCTCGAGAAGGTCGGATCGCCACGGCCATAGAAGACCAGGTCGCCCTGCAGCACGCCATCCACGATGGGACCAGTCCCATACAGCGAGGTCGTGACCGTAAATCCCGGGTCGAAGAGCGCGGCCGCGACGGTCGCCACCACCAGCTTGGTGTTGCTTGCGGGGATGAAGAGGCGATCGGCGTTGCGGCCATAGAGCAGGTGGCCGTCGAGGTCGGTCACGGCGACGCCCCAGAGGAGTCGGTCGAGTCCCGGGCCATCGAGGCGGGCGTCGAGTCGCTTGGTCAGCGATTGCGCGGTGAGCGGGGTTGCGGCGGCGAGCAGCGCAGCCAGCAGGAGGCGACTACGAGCGATCATGGGCGACTCGGGGATCGGCGGCGGCGTAGCAGAGGTCAGTGATCAGGTTGACCAGGACGAAGACCAGCGAAAGAAAGAGAATACCACCCTGAATGGCAGGGAGGTCACGCTTGTCGATGGCAGTGAGGATGTACCGCCCCACGCCGGGCCAGGAGAAGATCGTCTCGGTGAGGATCGACCCGGTGAGGTACGATCCGAAGTCGAGGCCCACCACCGTGATGATCGGCAGCAGCGCGTTGCCGAGCGCGTGGCGGAGAATCACCGTGTGTGCCGGCAGTCCCTTGGCGCGGGCGGTGCGGACCAGTTCGGAGGTCAGCACTTCCCGCATCGCCGAGCGCGTCATCCGGGCCAGGAAGGCGATCGAACGCATGCCGAGCGTGACGGCGGGGAGGACGAGGAAGAGCAGCCCGCCGTAGCCCGACGGGGGGAACCAGCGCAACGTCACCGCGAAGCCGAGAATCAGGAGCAGACCGACCCAGTAGACCGGGAAGGAGATGCCGAGATAGGCGCCCAGGGTGGCCACGCGGTCGCCCCAGGAGCCGGGGCGCACCGCGCCGTAGATCCCCACCGCGAGGCCGAGGGTCACGGCGATCAGCATCGCGGCGCAGGCGAGCTTGAGCGTGGCCGGGAAGCGCTGACGGAGTTCACGCACAATGGGACGCCGGGTGATGTAGCTGCGGCCGAGGTCGCCGCGGGCCACGCCGGCCACGTAGCGGCCGAAGCGGACCGCGATCGGGTCGTCGAGTCGGAGTTCCGCGCGTGCGCGGGCCACGGCCGCCGCATCGGCGCGCTCGCCGACGATCGCCGCGACCGGATCGCCCGGTGCGAGATAGAGCAGGGCGAACGTCACCGCCAGCACGCCGAGGAGCGTCGGCACCAGGAGCGCCAGCCGCAGCAGGATGTAGCGGATCACCGAACTTCCCGGACGGTGGCCCAGCGCTGGCCGGTGAAGACCACCGGGTAGCTCCAGCCGGTGATCGACGGCTGACGGGCCCAGAGGTCGGTCGGGAACCAGCAGAAGATCCAGGGGGCCTCATCGAAGACGGACTGGTCGATCCGGCGGAGCAGTGCCGCCTTGGCGGTGGAGTCGGGGGTGCCCCGGGCGGTCATGAGCATCGAATCCAGTGCTGGACGCTTCAGGAAGGCGTAGTTCCCGCCGGTGCCGGCGTTGCTGGAGTGGAAGAGCGGAAAGGTGAAGTTCTCGCCGTCGGGGTAGTCCGCCCACCAATCCGAGAGAAAGAGATCGGCGTCTCCCTTGCGGGCGGCCGCGCGAGCCGTCGAGGCATCACGTTCGACGATTTCCACGGTGACGCCGACGCGGCCGAGATCCGCTTGCACGGCCTGGGCAATGCGCGCGAACTCAGCGCGCGGTGAGCGCCAGAGCTGCAGCGTCAATCCGGTGGCGAAGCCCGCCTCGGCCAGCAGCGACCTTGCCTTGGCCTGGTCGAACGCGTATCGGGTTCGGGTGCTGTCGTAGCCGTCGAGCCCGGGCGGTATGCTGCCCGCCGCGAGGACGCCACGATGGTGCATGACGCGGTCGAGGATCGCGGGGATGTTGACCGCATGGTTGAGGGCGCGGCGCACGCGGACATCGGCAAGCGGGCCGCGGGTGGTGTTGATGGCGATGTAGACGGCGCGCATGGCGGCGCGGCGTTGCAGCACCCGATCGGTGGCGGCCTCCCAGACGGCCGTTTCGCTGACGGGGATCTCGACCACCGAGAGCCGCTTCGACTCGAACTCGGCGCCCTGGGTGAACGTTTCCGGAATGATCCGAACGCGCAGCGTGTCGCTCGCGGCGGGGCCGCCCCACCATTCGTCGTTGCGGGCAAAGACCAGGAGATCGTCGTGCGACCAGCTCACGAAGCGCCAGGGACCGCTGCCGATCGGCGCTTCGCCGAACTCCTCGGGCGTCGGCGTCGGCACGATGGCGGCGACCGGCATCGCCAGCAATTTGGGGAAGATGTTCAGCGGTTCGGCGAGCGTGAAGGCGATGGTGGAATCGTCGACGGTGGTCAGGCCGACCAGCGTGGCGGCGCCCGAATCGGCCACCGCGGCCGCGCCGAGAATCGGAAGCAGCGGCCAGATGCGACCGCCCTCCTTGCGCATCCGCAGAGCACGATGGAAGGAGGCGATGATGGCCGCCCGGTCCACCACTCGGCCGTCGTGGAAGCGCACTCCCGACCGGAGCCGGAAGGTCCAAGTGGTTCCATCGGCCGTCGGCCACCACGCCGTGGCCAGCCCGGGCACCAGCCTGCCGTCGGGATCGAATTGGGTCAGGTTGTCGAACAGGAGCGCGACGGCTTCGCCGGTGGGCACATCGGTCGAGAGCGCCGGGTCGAGCGAGCGCGGGTCAGCGGTCCAGTAGTAGGTCAGCCCGGGGGGGATGCCGCTGCCACAGGACGCCAGCAACAGGGCAAGGAGCGGGGCGATGGCGCGGGGCATCAGGCTCCGATCTGGGGCGGGGACGTTGGCGTAACCCCTTCAACTAACCAGATTTAGGAAATGCGGTCAATGACGCTTCCTGCTGCTCCCCGCACCCTCCCCTTCGGACGGTGGGCGCTGGCGCTTGCGCTGGCCCTCACCCCGGTCGCCGGGAGTGTCGCGGCACAGGAGGACGCGCTGGTGGTGCGGAAGCTGGACTTCGCCGGCAACAAGGCCCTCGACGACGTGACCTTGGCCGCGGCCATCAGCACGACCAACTCGTCCTTCTTCGCCACCAAGTCGCTGGTGCGCTGGACCGGCCTTGGCACCAAGCGCACCTTCAACGAGCAGGAATTTCGTCGCGATGTCGAGCGGATCCAGGCGCTGTATCGGCGGGCCGGCTATCGCGAGGTGGCGGTGGACACCGTCGTGCGGCGCACGGCGGTCGACGTCTACATCAAGATCACGATCAAGGAGGGCGAGCCGCTTCGGTTGACCTCGCTCGCCCTGCTCGGGCTCGACAGCGTCCCCGATCGCGAACGGTTGGTACGCGACCTGCCGATCGCCGTGGGCGACGTCTTCTCGCGCTTCACCCTGGCGGCGGCACGCGACACGATCCTCGCGCGGCTCCAGGATCTCGGCTTCCCGAGTTCGTCGGCACTTCCGGGACGATTCGGCGAGGACGTGGACGGCCACGTGGCGCAGGCCACGCTTGAATTCCACACCGGACCGCCGGCGGTCTTCGGCCCGGTCACGGTGACGGGTCAGACCCGCGTCGACTCCGGCTTCATCGCGTCGCTCGTGTCGGCGCGCCCCGGCGCGCGCTACCGCTACAACGACCTCTTCCGTTCGCAGCGCGCGCTCTACGCTTCGGAGCTGTTCCGGGTGGCGGATGTCGTCATCGACACGGCGCAGTTCAGCAGTGGCGACACGATCGTCCCGCTGAAGGTGACGGTCGCGGAGGGCCGCGCCCATCGGGCCCGCGCCGCCGTCGGCTTCGCCACCAACGACTG
This genomic interval carries:
- a CDS encoding cob(I)yrinic acid a,c-diamide adenosyltransferase, with amino-acid sequence MTLKIYTRTGDSGETGLFGGGRVLKDHPRVCAYGDVDELNSAIGIVRCTAPVEFHDALLETVQRDLFAIGGHLATPDPERVRKALEKAELAPSRVDLFEQAMDAADKELPPLTAFVLPAGTPKAAALHLARTICRRAERSVVHLGTTADVPELFVIYLNRLSDLLFTMARLANHQAGIGDVTW
- a CDS encoding ABC transporter substrate-binding protein, which produces MPRAIAPLLALLLASCGSGIPPGLTYYWTADPRSLDPALSTDVPTGEAVALLFDNLTQFDPDGRLVPGLATAWWPTADGTTWTFRLRSGVRFHDGRVVDRAAIIASFHRALRMRKEGGRIWPLLPILGAAAVADSGAATLVGLTTVDDSTIAFTLAEPLNIFPKLLAMPVAAIVPTPTPEEFGEAPIGSGPWRFVSWSHDDLLVFARNDEWWGGPAASDTLRVRIIPETFTQGAEFESKRLSVVEIPVSETAVWEAATDRVLQRRAAMRAVYIAINTTRGPLADVRVRRALNHAVNIPAILDRVMHHRGVLAAGSIPPGLDGYDSTRTRYAFDQAKARSLLAEAGFATGLTLQLWRSPRAEFARIAQAVQADLGRVGVTVEIVERDASTARAAARKGDADLFLSDWWADYPDGENFTFPLFHSSNAGTGGNYAFLKRPALDSMLMTARGTPDSTAKAALLRRIDQSVFDEAPWIFCWFPTDLWARQPSITGWSYPVVFTGQRWATVREVR
- a CDS encoding ABC transporter permease; this encodes MIRYILLRLALLVPTLLGVLAVTFALLYLAPGDPVAAIVGERADAAAVARARAELRLDDPIAVRFGRYVAGVARGDLGRSYITRRPIVRELRQRFPATLKLACAAMLIAVTLGLAVGIYGAVRPGSWGDRVATLGAYLGISFPVYWVGLLLILGFAVTLRWFPPSGYGGLLFLVLPAVTLGMRSIAFLARMTRSAMREVLTSELVRTARAKGLPAHTVILRHALGNALLPIITVVGLDFGSYLTGSILTETIFSWPGVGRYILTAIDKRDLPAIQGGILFLSLVFVLVNLITDLCYAAADPRVAHDRS
- a CDS encoding FAD-dependent oxidoreductase, whose amino-acid sequence is MQPRVAIIGAGPSGFYAAEALQKAHPGIAIDLFDRLPTPFGLVRGGVAPDHPKIKSVTKVFERIASQPGFRFLGHVEIGSDLTVAELREHYDAVIATFGARTDRPLGIPGEHLAGSHAATELVGWYNGHPDYAELPFDLSQSAAAVIGIGNVAMDVTRILAKSPDVLATTDLAAHALKALRSSSIRTIHVIARRGAAQAACTTPELRELGELEGVDVIVPRESLQLDAASAAVLAAAEDRTAEKNLVVMREWAEREPTGAPIQIHFHFLTSPVALLGEHRLEGMVVERNRLEADGQGGVRAVPTGERRTLDVGLVFRSVGYRGVALEGFPFDDRRGIIPNQGGRVTAGAGLSQVVPGLYVAGWIKRGPQGVIGTNKSCAAETVALLVADLESGVVPCRGGGSEAVDALLASRGVRVTDWADWQRLDAEEQARGAPAGRPREKIVSVEEMLDVIGV
- the dacB gene encoding D-alanyl-D-alanine carboxypeptidase/D-alanyl-D-alanine-endopeptidase, with the translated sequence MIARSRLLLAALLAAATPLTAQSLTKRLDARLDGPGLDRLLWGVAVTDLDGHLLYGRNADRLFIPASNTKLVVATVAAALFDPGFTVTTSLYGTGPIVDGVLQGDLVFYGRGDPTFSRRCYDVDETVVGACDTDPAAKLMELARQLRARGVRTVAGDLIGDGSYFEPMLIHPSWEAYDLNWWYAAPVSGLGFNDNSVDFRITAGDSAGVPPRITMSPEVGAGRLELRAETGAKGSRSTFDILRSDDGSGWVASGFLPAGTAARTENAAVADPNRYAALALRRELAAEGIVVRGATRSTTDSLAYRHARGAPALGEVRSRPVSDWIFPILNSSQNWFAETLLKQVGKQFGTAGSWQEGRRVTRRFLIDSMKVDSTEIAVEDGSGLAANNLIAPRAFTTMLSYIRKHPRYDVIAAALPQSGATGSLRRRFLGTPIEGRVRAKSGTISRVNSLSGYVERSDGRVLVFSIQANHHTLGSTRMIAAIDSIVVELGKSIGK